The genomic window ttctttgtaaaaatgtaaatacaaAAGCACAGGGTGCAATTAGTTGATTAAAATGTGTGATGTTTAAGCGGagtttgttttcttatttaacAACATAGCAgtgaaacaaataaatgtGTACGGCGCTGTGTCATCCGTGTCCGGCGACAGTTcaacagaaaaattataaaaaaaatgaaagagggGTTCCTTTCATAATTCTTTTGATAGTTAAAatttgttaacaaaaaggTCAAACAATTCACAGTGTCACGGTTTCGGTAACCAAGGTTCTGAAAAAGCCGGGAAAGTTACAACACACGTACATACAGGATAAGATCAGAGGACAATGTTTAAAAGTTGAACGAACAAAAGCGTatcattgtttattattaaagTATATCAACGTATTGTTCACTTCTTCTACTTCTGTTTGCCATTTTATGCTCAGAcgtatacattaatatatattatatctcTTGGAAAATCGACGTGGCCGCGCACGTATCATCCGACACGCTGTACTATACATTTAATAGCAACGTATTAGTGACGTATACTTGTAAAACTTGATACGTGCATCACACTCACCGTGGGAATATAGTAAAGGTATTTTGCAACGATCGTGTTAAAATCTTGACATTTAAATCCTATCTACATACCATACTCCATGACTTAGAATCAATAGCGTGCAATTCAGCGCTATAATTAATCACCATCGCATATGTACAAAAATGAAGTCTCAACCTATGAGTATCACTGTTTTAAATCCCCTTCTTTACTAACCGCAGTAATTTTACCGGACGGTAAAATTATCGTCCAAACCGCGCAGGCTGAAACACGCGTACGATAGTTGTCACGTAAAGTTGTAACCGGGAAAAATAAAGACAAATTCAATATTCACTCACCGAGACACGCGGTCCCGATCATGATAAACGGACCGAGGCAGCCGGCGTTCAAGAGAATTGGGAACAGCATATTTCCCACTACAGCCCCGACTCGTCCGAACATCATTGTGATACTGACAGCCATGGTTCTGCGTGGAGGATTGATTCGagtgaattttaaaaacgGTCAAAACTTCGAGCGCTTACCTGAGGAATGTTGGAAAGTTATCGACTATCACGTTCATCACCGTCGCACCCCCGATGCTCGCGAGAGCGACGAATATCGACGTTAAACTCAGAATCACGCTCGTCTCCTGGGCCCAGTATAAAGCTCCGCAACACGCACCGGCACCCACGAAACACACGACTGTAACAGTTCGGAATTGCGACTTGAGTCTAGGGTAATGACAGAGAACGGGTGATAGCGATGCCCGAGCAGTTTGTGCTCCACGACATCCCCGATATAACAGTTGGCTCACTCATAAGCTTCTGCTTCCCAACGGCGTTTATGAGACTTCCGGCCATCGTGTATCCGATCACACCGGTCAGAGCGATGATCATCGAGTTCATGTAAACAGTGGAGTCCAGTATCATCTGAAAACAAGCGAGCGTGAGGAATTAACGCGTGAAAACCGGACTTTTCACCTTTTTCCGTTTTGACATTTCCAAGGATCGCAGCTCCTGCGGCTCCTTCCGCAAAACGCACTTCTCGCTACGACTGCATGGTCAGTGGCTTATCCGATATTGCGATTCTCACCTGTGTACAACCTGGCTCAGCACTCGTCGTTATGTTCGTTGGgtcggttaaatttttttcgaggTATTTAGTGGCGTCCAGCATGTAACACATGGTGGGTTTCACTTCGGACGCCGAGGTGGGATGCAGCTTCTCGTAGGTTTCGATCATCGCGAAGAGCTGGGGCATCCAGAGTCTCAGGGAGTTAGAGCTGAAAAAACGCGAGTCGAACCGAGTAGTTTTTCAGGGTTGTTTAAGTGGATTAGGTTCGTTGGTTTTGCAGTACTCACCCTAAAGTGGCTCCGAATTGAATGGATGTGATCAGAATCAGTCGGGAGAGGTTCGAGACCTCGAAGAGGGGTTTCATTTGACGCAAGCCGCACCGCAACATGTGGACCAAGCTTTTCCCGGAAGCTTCTATCGACGATTCTTGAACGAGACTTTTGACCTGTTGAAATTACGGCAACCCGTCAACCGGTTGGAAAAACTGGGAACATATTCACTGAGTTCGCGCTGCGAAGTTTAAGCTAATATTCGTATGAACGAGGACTGCGACGCGGGCAATTGCACAAGATCGTTAGTGAATATGGACTTGAGAAATTTAGTCACCGCAACGTGAATCTACATGAATACCGGCTCGTCATTGGCGGAAAAAACTCACAGCATACGTGTCAGGGTGGTTTCCGGTGTTGATCGAGTAGATCTTCTTGAAAACGTCAAGGGCTTCTTGGTGGCGTCCCTTGGCAATGAGGAATCGCGGGCTCTCCGGAAAGAAGGAGAGTGCCAGACAAGCGATGAACTCAGGCACGGTACAGACCACGAGGAAGAGTCTCCAGGAGTTGAAGACCATCGAATCACCGAAGAAGGTCCATTCCCAATCGAGCGGAATGATCAGCCAAGCCACGCCTGAAAATTACTTGATAGAACGTCGTTTCGTCTCGTTTTAACAGCTGTTGGAAAGGCCACGATAATTAAATATAGAGCTCACATGGCACTGAAATATTGCCTAACGAGAAAAATACTCCGAGCCACATGTAACTCTGCGATCTGTGCTTTTCACCGTGAACCTCCGCCAGGTATGATAACAAGGCGGCGTATGGGCCGGAAATTCTGTAAAGGGAACATCGTTTAGATAAGCGTGTCGATTACGTCTTGAAGCAGTAGCTGCTGTCGCAAGTACTTACATGACGCCgttgaagaatttgaaaactaaCAGCATCCATGAAACCTGGGAAAAACTACTTGCCAGATTGAAAATAGCATCGAGGAGGTAGCCGTAAACGAGTATTGTCTTACGCCCGAACATGTCGGCCAAAAATCCCCATGCGAACGAGCTGCAAATCATCCCTGTGGGAAAATGCAGTCAAAGAGTGTACATGAAGTTTGCGGATTTTTCCTCGGAGCAATTTGGCGATTGTCGGACTAGTTGGCAAACATGATTTACCTGCAAATGCCATAGAATTAAGAAGACCCTTATCAAGCAAGGTGAGTCCAAGGTCGCACTCGGCAGACGGCAGGACGTAGGACATGGCTGTGGACGCGTAAACACTTGAGCATCCTGCTGGTAGGACGGCCAGCAGCAGAAGATAATTAAACTTTCCATAGCCTGTCGGGATTTGATACTATAGTTTAAATTACATCGTGATATTAAGTGATCCTTCATAATCGAAGGGTGAAAATGTGTTTGAGAAAAAGTATTTCTTATACGAATAGGaataatttcgtttcatttgtaTATAACGAGGTCGAGTTGTGTCCGGGTAGCCTAGTTTTTTTAATCGCTCGTCTTCTCCGATCCAGCGTGATCACGAGCGATGAATACAGAAACGAGAATCATGGGCATAGTTATTACCTGTTAGTTCTATTGCACGTTCAAAATCTAC from Neodiprion lecontei isolate iyNeoLeco1 chromosome 1, iyNeoLeco1.1, whole genome shotgun sequence includes these protein-coding regions:
- the LOC107227386 gene encoding synaptic vesicle glycoprotein 2C isoform X2, translated to MRAESRTRIRMNSPAFSTASDNPRKEEGPVDFERAIELTGYGKFNYLLLLAVLPAGCSSVYASTAMSYVLPSAECDLGLTLLDKGLLNSMAFAGMICSSFAWGFLADMFGRKTILVYGYLLDAIFNLASSFSQVSWMLLVFKFFNGVIISGPYAALLSYLAEVHGEKHRSQSYMWLGVFFSLGNISVPCVAWLIIPLDWEWTFFGDSMVFNSWRLFLVVCTVPEFIACLALSFFPESPRFLIAKGRHQEALDVFKKIYSINTGNHPDTYAVKSLVQESSIEASGKSLVHMLRCGLRQMKPLFEVSNLSRLILITSIQFGATLGSNSLRLWMPQLFAMIETYEKLHPTSASEVKPTMCYMLDATKYLEKNLTDPTNITTSAEPGCTQMILDSTVYMNSMIIALTGVIGYTMAGSLINAVGKQKLMIVCFVGAGACCGALYWAQETSVILSLTSIFVALASIGGATVMNVIVDNFPTFLRTMAVSITMMFGRVGAVVGNMLFPILLNAGCLGPFIMIGTACLACAVWTIILPSGKITAVSKEGDLKQ
- the LOC107227386 gene encoding synaptic vesicle glycoprotein 2C isoform X1, giving the protein MYKSLKPCCLLSDNNKDNNLFTISLPKERTATVDVTDGDNPRKEEGPVDFERAIELTGYGKFNYLLLLAVLPAGCSSVYASTAMSYVLPSAECDLGLTLLDKGLLNSMAFAGMICSSFAWGFLADMFGRKTILVYGYLLDAIFNLASSFSQVSWMLLVFKFFNGVIISGPYAALLSYLAEVHGEKHRSQSYMWLGVFFSLGNISVPCVAWLIIPLDWEWTFFGDSMVFNSWRLFLVVCTVPEFIACLALSFFPESPRFLIAKGRHQEALDVFKKIYSINTGNHPDTYAVKSLVQESSIEASGKSLVHMLRCGLRQMKPLFEVSNLSRLILITSIQFGATLGSNSLRLWMPQLFAMIETYEKLHPTSASEVKPTMCYMLDATKYLEKNLTDPTNITTSAEPGCTQMILDSTVYMNSMIIALTGVIGYTMAGSLINAVGKQKLMIVCFVGAGACCGALYWAQETSVILSLTSIFVALASIGGATVMNVIVDNFPTFLRTMAVSITMMFGRVGAVVGNMLFPILLNAGCLGPFIMIGTACLACAVWTIILPSGKITAVSKEGDLKQ
- the LOC107227386 gene encoding synaptic vesicle glycoprotein 2C isoform X3, with the protein product MSYVLPSAECDLGLTLLDKGLLNSMAFAGMICSSFAWGFLADMFGRKTILVYGYLLDAIFNLASSFSQVSWMLLVFKFFNGVIISGPYAALLSYLAEVHGEKHRSQSYMWLGVFFSLGNISVPCVAWLIIPLDWEWTFFGDSMVFNSWRLFLVVCTVPEFIACLALSFFPESPRFLIAKGRHQEALDVFKKIYSINTGNHPDTYAVKSLVQESSIEASGKSLVHMLRCGLRQMKPLFEVSNLSRLILITSIQFGATLGSNSLRLWMPQLFAMIETYEKLHPTSASEVKPTMCYMLDATKYLEKNLTDPTNITTSAEPGCTQMILDSTVYMNSMIIALTGVIGYTMAGSLINAVGKQKLMIVCFVGAGACCGALYWAQETSVILSLTSIFVALASIGGATVMNVIVDNFPTFLRTMAVSITMMFGRVGAVVGNMLFPILLNAGCLGPFIMIGTACLACAVWTIILPSGKITAVSKEGDLKQ